In one Neobacillus sp. CF12 genomic region, the following are encoded:
- a CDS encoding YnfA family protein yields MIQATLLFILAGIAEIGGGYLIWQWLREGKPSYWGLIGGVVLALYGIIATFQVFPSFGRVYAAYGGVFIVLSLLWGWGIDKKTPDFYDWIGGGICLIGVLVMLLAPRQ; encoded by the coding sequence ATGATTCAAGCAACTCTTTTATTTATCCTTGCAGGTATTGCAGAGATAGGAGGGGGTTATCTTATTTGGCAATGGCTGCGAGAAGGGAAGCCGTCCTACTGGGGACTAATTGGCGGTGTAGTGCTAGCTTTGTACGGTATAATTGCTACCTTTCAGGTTTTCCCATCATTCGGACGAGTTTATGCTGCTTACGGGGGAGTATTCATTGTGCTTTCGCTATTGTGGGGTTGGGGCATCGACAAAAAGACTCCAGACTTTTATGACTGGATTGGCGGCGGTATATGTTTAATAGGTGTTTTGGTGATGTTATTGGCACCAAGACAATAG
- a CDS encoding DinB family protein: MKQLFYYNWQVREDWFNWCEQLTTEQLLEKRTGGFGNILHTLLHIVVVEYDWINDLNGGKEYEFKLEDYHSINDVIKLHNDWHLEVEKFVTEWKEEMGSQILELDDGRSFTYGEVVNHIIVHEVHHIGQLSIWARELGATPVSANLIGRGLS; this comes from the coding sequence TTGAAACAGCTATTTTATTATAATTGGCAGGTACGAGAAGATTGGTTTAATTGGTGTGAACAGTTAACAACTGAACAGTTATTAGAAAAAAGGACGGGGGGATTCGGCAATATACTCCATACTTTATTACATATTGTTGTGGTTGAATATGATTGGATTAACGATTTAAATGGGGGAAAGGAGTATGAATTTAAATTAGAGGACTACCACTCTATTAATGATGTAATAAAACTGCATAATGACTGGCATCTAGAGGTGGAAAAGTTTGTAACAGAATGGAAGGAAGAAATGGGCAGTCAGATTTTAGAATTGGATGATGGCAGGAGTTTTACATATGGAGAGGTAGTAAATCACATTATTGTGCATGAAGTTCATCATATTGGGCAATTATCCATATGGGCAAGGGAACTTGGAGCGACTCCGGTTTCAGCAAATTTAATAGGCAGAGGCCTATCATAA
- the leuB gene encoding 3-isopropylmalate dehydrogenase: protein MKKRIVLLPGDGIGKEVINSAKDVLNAIAEEFNHSFTFESHEIGGAAIDLYGTPLPETTVDACKQADAVLLGAVGGPKWDNNPSHLRPERGLLGIRKALDLYANLRPIKGFKNLLHASPLKEEVVAGSDLLIVRELTGGIYFGTPSERRDNGQTVVDTLAYTRKEIERIVDKAFQAAQGRRGHLTSVDKANVLESSKMWREIVEEKKAHYPDVAVDHVLVDAAAMKLITNPTQFDVIVTENMFGDILSDEASVLTGSLGMLASASLSEDGVGLYEPVHGSAPDIAGKGVANPVAMILSTALMLRYSFELNDEAKLIEEAVQSVLDAGFHTADLQIPEGRLVGTAEMTRHIVDFIKSQNASKCIMSCYV from the coding sequence ATGAAAAAACGTATTGTATTACTACCTGGTGATGGGATTGGCAAGGAAGTTATTAATTCTGCAAAAGATGTATTGAATGCTATTGCTGAAGAATTTAACCACAGTTTTACCTTCGAATCCCATGAGATCGGAGGGGCAGCCATTGACCTATACGGCACTCCGCTGCCGGAAACAACAGTTGACGCCTGTAAACAAGCAGATGCTGTATTATTAGGTGCGGTTGGAGGCCCTAAATGGGATAACAACCCCTCCCATTTACGCCCTGAAAGAGGATTGCTTGGTATTCGGAAGGCCCTTGATTTATATGCCAATTTAAGACCCATTAAAGGATTTAAAAATTTGCTGCATGCTTCTCCTTTAAAAGAGGAAGTTGTTGCAGGCAGCGATTTATTAATTGTCCGTGAGTTAACAGGAGGGATTTATTTCGGTACTCCTAGTGAACGTCGTGATAACGGGCAAACAGTGGTTGATACACTAGCTTACACCCGTAAGGAGATTGAAAGAATCGTAGACAAAGCATTCCAAGCAGCCCAAGGGCGGCGTGGACACCTTACATCTGTTGATAAAGCAAACGTCTTGGAATCAAGTAAGATGTGGCGTGAGATTGTCGAAGAGAAAAAAGCTCACTATCCAGATGTGGCTGTTGACCATGTCTTGGTGGATGCAGCTGCTATGAAATTGATTACAAATCCTACGCAGTTCGATGTCATTGTAACGGAGAATATGTTCGGTGACATTCTTAGTGATGAAGCCTCTGTTTTAACAGGTTCACTTGGAATGCTTGCTTCAGCAAGCCTGAGCGAAGATGGAGTTGGACTATATGAACCCGTTCACGGTTCAGCACCAGATATTGCTGGAAAAGGTGTTGCCAACCCGGTAGCAATGATTTTATCAACCGCGTTGATGCTTCGTTACTCTTTCGAATTAAACGATGAGGCGAAATTGATTGAAGAGGCTGTACAATCGGTATTAGATGCTGGCTTCCATACCGCTGATCTTCAAATACCTGAAGGCAGACTTGTTGGTACTGCTGAAATGACTCGTCATATTGTCGACTTCATTAAATCTCAAAACGCATCAAAGTGTATCATGAGCTGTTATGTATAA
- the ilvB gene encoding acetolactate synthase large subunit: MKVEAKPDFQTSTAPKTGADLLIDLLINEGVDTLFGYPGGAVLPIYDAIYRARGNIKHVLFRHEQGSIHAAEGYARITGKPGVVIATSGPGATNLVTGITDAMMDSLPLVIFTGQVARGVIGTDAFQEADVMAITTPITKHNYQVQNIFDLPRIVKEAFHIASTGRPGPVLIDIPKDISAGELTEIPGEGVIHLPGYQPTTKPNPLQIKKLADAIAKSRKPVILAGAGILHGKASSELTAFAEKHKIPVVTTLLGLGTFPANTPLSLGMGGMHGTYTANMAIYESDLLINIGARFDDRLTGNLKHFAPNAKVAHIDIDPAEIGKNVPTNIPIVSDSKEALIELINQTAESPDTERWLETLNKYKEEFPLWYKHDPNGMSPQWLIEAIHKVTNGEAVVTTDVGQHQMWAAQYYNFEKPHRWVTSGGLGTMGFGFPAAIGAQMASPGSTVVAIVGDAGFQMTLQELSVIYEQNLPVKIIIVNNGALGMVRQWQELLHGNRISESILNTQPDFVKLAEAYHILGLKIETQEELITKLPEVFAYDGPVLMDCRVLQQEKVFPMIAPGKGIHEMIGVKPS; the protein is encoded by the coding sequence GTGAAAGTAGAAGCAAAGCCGGACTTCCAAACTAGTACGGCACCGAAAACGGGTGCAGACCTGCTCATTGACTTATTAATTAATGAAGGTGTTGATACGCTTTTTGGGTATCCGGGTGGTGCCGTTCTACCAATCTATGACGCGATTTATCGTGCGAGAGGCAACATTAAGCACGTCCTCTTCCGTCACGAGCAAGGAAGCATTCATGCTGCTGAAGGTTATGCCCGCATTACCGGAAAACCTGGGGTTGTAATCGCAACTTCTGGTCCTGGAGCAACCAACTTGGTTACTGGTATTACAGACGCAATGATGGATTCTTTACCGCTAGTGATTTTCACTGGTCAGGTTGCTCGTGGTGTCATCGGAACTGATGCATTTCAAGAAGCTGACGTTATGGCGATTACAACACCTATTACAAAACATAATTATCAGGTACAAAACATTTTCGACCTGCCAAGAATTGTAAAAGAAGCTTTTCATATTGCTTCTACAGGTCGTCCAGGTCCGGTGTTAATTGATATTCCAAAAGATATCTCAGCAGGAGAATTAACTGAAATACCTGGAGAAGGTGTTATCCACCTCCCAGGATACCAGCCAACAACAAAGCCAAATCCGCTGCAGATCAAAAAACTTGCAGATGCGATTGCTAAGTCAAGAAAGCCGGTTATTCTTGCTGGTGCTGGGATACTTCACGGAAAGGCTTCATCAGAGTTAACTGCTTTCGCTGAAAAACACAAGATTCCAGTTGTAACTACTCTTCTAGGACTTGGAACATTCCCAGCAAACACCCCTCTCTCTCTTGGGATGGGCGGCATGCATGGAACGTACACAGCAAACATGGCAATTTACGAATCAGATTTACTTATTAATATCGGTGCCCGCTTTGATGACCGACTTACAGGAAATCTAAAGCACTTTGCTCCCAATGCCAAAGTTGCCCATATTGATATCGATCCTGCTGAAATTGGAAAAAATGTCCCAACAAATATTCCAATTGTTTCAGATTCAAAGGAAGCTTTGATTGAATTAATTAATCAGACAGCAGAATCACCCGATACAGAAAGATGGTTAGAGACACTTAACAAGTATAAAGAAGAATTCCCATTATGGTATAAACATGATCCAAACGGAATGTCTCCACAATGGTTGATTGAAGCGATTCATAAAGTAACAAACGGTGAAGCTGTTGTTACGACAGATGTTGGACAGCACCAAATGTGGGCTGCTCAATATTACAATTTTGAAAAACCTCATCGCTGGGTTACTTCCGGTGGACTAGGGACGATGGGATTCGGCTTTCCAGCTGCGATTGGAGCGCAAATGGCATCTCCAGGCAGCACTGTAGTAGCCATTGTTGGGGATGCTGGTTTCCAGATGACCTTACAGGAATTGTCGGTAATTTACGAACAGAATCTCCCAGTAAAAATCATCATTGTCAATAACGGTGCCCTAGGTATGGTTCGACAATGGCAGGAATTATTACATGGTAACCGTATATCGGAGTCTATCCTTAATACGCAGCCAGATTTTGTGAAGCTTGCTGAGGCCTACCATATCCTAGGGTTAAAGATTGAAACTCAGGAAGAATTAATCACAAAGCTTCCAGAAGTATTTGCTTATGACGGTCCTGTATTAATGGATTGCCGAGTATTACAGCAGGAAAAAGTTTTCCCGATGATTGCTCCTGGCAAAGGAATACATGAAATGATTGGGGTGAAACCATCGTGA
- a CDS encoding GNAT family N-acetyltransferase — protein sequence MNQIHIRQYQESDFNRIQELNREEGWNNLVEKNEDTRQAWENSSVSYVVDAEGDGVVGYIRGFTDTCITLYICELLIDKKYRGLGIGQELLQYVHRLYPKTRIEMLASSSSHRFYEGQGYRPFYGFRKTFEE from the coding sequence ATGAATCAGATACATATCCGACAGTATCAAGAGAGTGATTTTAATAGAATACAAGAGTTAAACCGAGAAGAAGGCTGGAATAACTTAGTTGAAAAGAATGAAGATACGAGGCAGGCATGGGAAAATTCATCTGTTTCATACGTTGTTGATGCAGAAGGTGACGGAGTAGTAGGCTATATTCGAGGTTTTACCGACACATGTATTACACTTTACATTTGTGAATTATTAATTGATAAAAAGTATCGGGGATTAGGCATTGGGCAAGAGTTACTTCAGTACGTACATCGTTTATATCCTAAAACGAGAATAGAAATGCTTGCATCAAGTTCCTCCCATAGATTCTATGAAGGTCAGGGATATCGGCCTTTTTATGGGTTCAGAAAGACGTTTGAAGAATAA
- the ilvC gene encoding ketol-acid reductoisomerase, whose translation MAKVLYNGDIQEAVLQGKKIAVIGYGSQGHAHALNLKESGFDVVVGLRGGKSWDKAVEDGVEVTTVAEATAQAEVIMVLLPDEMQPKVYEESIKPNLEAGNALVFAHGFNVHFTQIVPPADVDVFLVAPKGPGHLVRRTYTEGAGVPALYAVYQDYTGQARDLALAYAKGIGSARAGVLETSFQEETETDLFGEQAVLCGGATALIKAGFETLVEAGYQPEVAYFECLHELKLIVDLLYEGGLENMRYSISDTAQWGDFVSGPRVVNEDTKARMKEVLTDIQTGAFAKGWILENQANRPQFNAINRSENNHPIEVVGRELRALMPFIKNKPVNEKKEVVVNGSR comes from the coding sequence ATGGCAAAAGTATTATATAACGGAGATATTCAAGAGGCAGTTTTACAAGGAAAGAAGATCGCAGTAATTGGTTATGGTTCACAAGGTCATGCTCATGCATTAAACCTTAAGGAAAGCGGTTTTGACGTTGTTGTTGGTTTAAGAGGCGGAAAGTCTTGGGATAAAGCAGTTGAAGATGGAGTTGAAGTTACAACTGTTGCTGAAGCAACTGCTCAAGCAGAAGTTATTATGGTTTTACTTCCAGATGAAATGCAGCCTAAGGTTTACGAAGAAAGCATTAAACCAAACCTTGAAGCTGGTAATGCATTAGTATTTGCTCATGGTTTCAACGTTCATTTTACACAAATCGTTCCTCCAGCAGATGTAGACGTGTTCCTAGTTGCTCCTAAAGGTCCAGGACATTTAGTTCGACGCACCTATACAGAAGGCGCAGGAGTTCCAGCACTATACGCTGTTTATCAAGACTACACTGGCCAAGCGCGTGACTTAGCTCTTGCTTACGCTAAAGGTATCGGATCTGCTCGTGCAGGTGTATTAGAAACTTCTTTCCAAGAAGAAACAGAAACAGATTTATTCGGAGAACAAGCAGTTCTTTGCGGTGGTGCTACTGCCCTAATCAAAGCAGGTTTCGAAACGCTTGTAGAAGCTGGTTACCAGCCTGAAGTTGCTTACTTTGAGTGTTTACACGAATTAAAATTAATCGTTGACCTTCTATATGAAGGAGGACTTGAAAACATGCGTTATTCTATCTCTGATACAGCACAATGGGGAGATTTCGTTTCTGGACCACGTGTTGTTAACGAAGATACAAAAGCACGCATGAAAGAAGTATTAACGGATATTCAAACAGGTGCATTTGCGAAAGGCTGGATCTTGGAGAACCAAGCAAACCGTCCTCAATTTAACGCAATTAACCGCAGTGAAAATAACCATCCAATTGAAGTAGTTGGTCGTGAGCTTCGTGCCTTAATGCCATTTATTAAAAACAAGCCAGTAAATGAGAAGAAGGAAGTGGTGGTAAATGGTTCACGTTAA
- the leuC gene encoding 3-isopropylmalate dehydratase large subunit: MQKPKNIIQKVWEKHVVYQEAGKPDLLYIDLHLVHEVTSPQAFEGLRMNGRKVRRPDLTYATMDHNVSTLDRNVIKDPISKKQIDTLKENCQEFGVELSDRQHPDNGIVHVIGPELGLTQPGKTIVCGDSHTSTHGAFGALAFGIGTSEVEHVLATQTLWQAPPKTMNVKVNGKLGTGVTAKDLILAIIGKFGVQFGTGYVMEYTGEAITSLSMEERMTVCNMSIEAGARAGLISPDETTFEYLKGRRHVPKGEAFEEAVANWRALATDEGAHYDSVVEIEASEVEPQVTWGTNPGMCIPITASVPNPDNEDRANKKDEISRALQYMGLEAGQPISNVEIDHVFIGSCTNSRLSDLRKAADVVRGHKVNPKVKAIVVPGSFSVKLAAEKEGIDQIFKEAGFEWREAGCSMCLAMNDDIVPPGGRCASTSNRNFEGRQGNGSRTHLVSPEMAAAAAVAGHFVDVRKFTAQEVI; the protein is encoded by the coding sequence ATGCAAAAACCAAAAAATATTATTCAAAAAGTTTGGGAGAAGCATGTCGTATATCAAGAAGCAGGAAAACCTGATTTGCTTTATATTGATTTGCACTTAGTTCATGAAGTAACCTCTCCTCAGGCATTTGAAGGGTTACGAATGAACGGCCGTAAAGTACGTCGACCAGATCTTACTTATGCAACAATGGACCACAATGTTTCCACACTTGATCGAAACGTGATCAAGGATCCTATCTCAAAGAAACAAATTGATACATTGAAGGAGAATTGTCAGGAATTTGGCGTTGAACTTTCTGATCGTCAGCATCCAGACAATGGGATTGTCCATGTAATTGGTCCTGAACTTGGTCTTACACAGCCTGGAAAGACAATCGTCTGTGGTGATAGTCATACTTCTACACATGGTGCATTTGGCGCTTTAGCGTTCGGAATTGGGACAAGTGAAGTCGAACATGTCCTAGCGACACAAACACTTTGGCAAGCACCTCCAAAAACAATGAATGTTAAAGTGAACGGTAAACTGGGAACAGGTGTAACGGCAAAGGATTTAATCTTAGCGATTATCGGTAAATTTGGCGTTCAATTCGGAACTGGTTATGTGATGGAATATACAGGCGAGGCGATCACTTCCCTATCCATGGAAGAGCGTATGACCGTTTGTAATATGTCGATTGAAGCAGGTGCACGTGCAGGCTTGATTTCACCTGATGAAACGACTTTTGAATACTTAAAAGGACGTAGACATGTTCCTAAGGGTGAAGCTTTCGAGGAAGCCGTAGCAAACTGGCGTGCACTTGCCACTGATGAAGGTGCACACTATGATTCTGTTGTTGAAATTGAGGCATCTGAAGTAGAACCTCAGGTGACATGGGGAACCAACCCAGGTATGTGTATCCCAATTACAGCTTCTGTTCCAAATCCGGATAATGAAGATAGAGCTAATAAAAAGGATGAAATTTCTCGTGCCCTTCAATATATGGGACTTGAAGCCGGCCAACCGATTTCAAATGTAGAGATTGACCATGTCTTTATTGGTTCTTGTACCAATTCACGGTTAAGTGATTTACGAAAGGCTGCGGATGTCGTTCGTGGACATAAGGTTAATCCTAAGGTGAAGGCAATCGTTGTTCCTGGCTCATTTAGTGTAAAATTAGCTGCGGAAAAAGAAGGTATTGATCAAATTTTCAAAGAAGCAGGCTTTGAATGGCGCGAAGCTGGCTGCAGTATGTGCTTGGCAATGAATGATGACATTGTTCCTCCAGGTGGACGCTGTGCCTCTACATCTAACCGTAATTTTGAAGGCCGCCAAGGAAACGGATCTCGCACCCACCTTGTCAGCCCTGAAATGGCTGCTGCTGCTGCAGTTGCAGGTCATTTCGTCGATGTTCGCAAGTTCACTGCACAGGAGGTAATATAA
- the ilvN gene encoding acetolactate synthase small subunit: protein MKRIISLTVQDRSGVLNRVTGLLQRRQFNISSISVGPTETEGISKMTLVVEVEDEQRLEQVTKQLNKQIDVLKVSDITDKAIVARELALIKVAGSSQLRSEINGIIDPFRALIIDVSKDSLTIQITGRPDKIDALIDLLRPYGIKEIARTGLTAFLRGHQPQVNELTTYSQIK from the coding sequence GTGAAACGGATTATTTCCTTAACCGTTCAGGATCGAAGTGGTGTATTAAATCGAGTCACTGGTCTATTACAAAGACGACAATTTAATATCTCAAGTATCTCAGTAGGTCCAACTGAAACCGAAGGCATTTCAAAAATGACCTTAGTGGTTGAAGTCGAAGATGAACAGCGCCTTGAACAGGTTACAAAACAACTAAACAAGCAAATTGATGTATTAAAGGTTTCTGACATAACAGATAAAGCGATTGTCGCACGTGAACTGGCTCTAATTAAAGTAGCAGGGAGTTCACAACTTCGCAGTGAGATTAACGGAATCATCGACCCCTTCCGTGCCTTAATCATTGACGTAAGCAAAGACAGCTTAACGATACAGATTACTGGCCGGCCAGATAAAATCGATGCGTTGATCGACCTGCTTCGCCCATATGGAATTAAAGAGATTGCTAGAACAGGATTGACCGCCTTCTTACGCGGACATCAACCACAAGTTAACGAGTTAACTACCTACTCTCAAATAAAATAA
- a CDS encoding GNAT family N-acetyltransferase has protein sequence MDSNHQVSLIKPTVELKEEYISFYEEWLDSKEDMVPWVIKKDPSNFEAMVQFLNDNEQGHNLPEGWVPDSTFWLINENKRILGVVNIRHRLTEILLNSGGHIGYGIRPSERRKGYATKLLSLALEKSKELGIKKALVLCNEDNTGSFKTIINNGGIPDSDFIEEDGTIIKRFWIEL, from the coding sequence ATAGACTCAAACCATCAAGTATCTTTAATTAAACCAACGGTAGAATTGAAGGAAGAATACATCTCATTTTATGAAGAATGGTTAGATAGCAAAGAGGATATGGTACCTTGGGTTATCAAAAAAGATCCGTCAAACTTTGAGGCAATGGTCCAATTTTTAAATGATAATGAGCAAGGACATAATCTTCCTGAAGGCTGGGTGCCAGATTCAACATTTTGGTTAATAAATGAAAACAAAAGAATACTGGGTGTTGTAAATATAAGACACCGTTTAACAGAAATTCTATTAAATAGTGGAGGACATATTGGTTACGGTATCCGTCCTTCAGAGAGAAGAAAAGGATATGCGACTAAATTATTGTCATTGGCGCTTGAAAAATCTAAAGAGTTAGGAATTAAAAAGGCGCTGGTTTTATGTAATGAGGATAATACAGGTTCCTTCAAAACGATTATTAATAATGGAGGTATACCAGATTCAGATTTTATTGAAGAAGATGGAACTATCATAAAAAGATTCTGGATTGAATTATAA
- a CDS encoding 2-isopropylmalate synthase, giving the protein MVHVNIFDTTLRDGEQSPGVNLNQLEKLEIARQLERFGVDIMEAGFPASSQGDFEAVRAIARSIKNSSVTGLARATKSDIDIAWDALKDAAEPRLHVFLATSPIHMKYKLFKTPEEVIQTSVDMVAYAKQRFPHIEWSAEDASRSDLDFLVKIITKVIDAGATVINLPDTVGYATPAEYGYMFRYIRENVPNIHKVSLSCHCHDDLGMAVANSLAAIENGVTQVEGTINGIGERAGNASLEEIAVAFNIRKDKYPFTTNLVLKEIKRTSDLVSRFTGMMVPGNKAVVGKNAFAHESGIHQDGVLKNALTYEIITPEMVGIQSNDLVLGKHSGRHAFKDKIENMGFTLSAEKLLEAFTAFKQLTDRKKEVTDEDLFTILTDIQTAVADVKKYELVAFQVHYGSANLPTATVALNTPEGVRVETARTGSGSVEALMNTLEALIKEEIHLTDFKLNSVGQGRDALAEVHVKMTVDGLQVSGRGSAQDVLEASAKSFLNAVNRVFYNPKAAISAASAQA; this is encoded by the coding sequence ATGGTTCACGTTAACATCTTTGATACGACACTTCGCGATGGCGAACAATCTCCTGGTGTGAATTTAAACCAACTCGAAAAACTGGAAATCGCTAGACAACTAGAAAGGTTTGGCGTTGATATCATGGAGGCCGGGTTTCCGGCTTCCTCCCAAGGGGATTTCGAGGCAGTAAGAGCGATTGCCCGGAGTATTAAAAACAGTTCCGTCACTGGTCTAGCAAGAGCAACCAAATCGGACATTGACATTGCGTGGGACGCATTAAAAGATGCAGCAGAACCAAGGTTGCACGTTTTCCTTGCTACCTCCCCTATTCATATGAAATATAAATTGTTCAAAACACCTGAGGAAGTCATTCAAACCTCAGTCGATATGGTGGCATATGCCAAACAAAGATTCCCACATATCGAGTGGTCTGCTGAAGATGCTTCTCGTTCGGATCTAGACTTTCTTGTCAAAATCATTACCAAGGTGATTGACGCAGGAGCAACGGTCATTAACCTTCCTGACACTGTAGGTTATGCTACCCCAGCAGAATATGGTTACATGTTCCGTTATATCCGAGAGAACGTTCCTAATATCCATAAGGTTTCATTATCCTGTCATTGTCATGATGATTTAGGAATGGCTGTTGCCAACTCACTGGCAGCAATCGAAAATGGTGTTACCCAGGTGGAAGGAACCATTAACGGTATTGGCGAACGTGCGGGGAATGCTTCACTTGAAGAAATTGCCGTAGCTTTCAATATTCGTAAAGATAAATATCCATTTACGACAAATCTTGTTTTAAAAGAAATCAAACGCACCAGTGACTTAGTCAGCCGCTTCACAGGAATGATGGTTCCTGGAAATAAAGCGGTAGTTGGAAAAAATGCTTTTGCTCATGAGTCAGGAATTCATCAGGATGGTGTATTAAAGAATGCCCTAACCTATGAAATTATTACTCCTGAAATGGTTGGTATTCAATCGAATGATTTAGTCCTTGGTAAGCATTCAGGACGTCATGCCTTTAAAGATAAAATTGAAAACATGGGCTTTACGTTATCTGCTGAAAAACTTCTTGAAGCATTTACAGCTTTTAAACAGCTTACCGACCGTAAAAAAGAAGTTACGGATGAAGATTTATTTACTATCCTAACCGATATCCAAACTGCAGTTGCTGATGTTAAAAAATATGAACTTGTTGCTTTCCAAGTCCATTATGGTTCAGCCAACCTCCCTACTGCTACAGTTGCGCTTAATACGCCAGAAGGTGTTCGCGTAGAAACCGCCCGTACAGGTTCAGGAAGCGTAGAAGCGTTAATGAACACATTGGAAGCTTTAATTAAAGAAGAAATTCACTTAACTGATTTTAAACTAAACTCAGTTGGCCAAGGAAGAGATGCCCTAGCTGAGGTACATGTAAAAATGACCGTTGATGGTCTACAGGTAAGTGGCCGCGGTTCAGCACAAGACGTGTTAGAAGCTTCTGCTAAATCGTTCTTGAATGCTGTAAATCGAGTATTTTACAACCCTAAAGCTGCTATTTCCGCAGCATCCGCGCAAGCTTAA
- the leuD gene encoding 3-isopropylmalate dehydratase small subunit: MEPLRIHTGIVCPLNRSNVDTDQIIPKQFLKRIERSGFGQFLFYHWRFDDEGNLREDFSMNHPKYQGASILVAGENFGCGSSREHAPWAIQDFGFKVVIAQSYADIFKNNCVKNGILTIQASEEQVQSIMRKAENEEYTLTVNLEDQVVTDNQGLEFTFDIAPYPKEMLLNGWDEIGVTLNYEDKISQYELAHK; encoded by the coding sequence ATGGAACCATTACGCATTCATACAGGAATCGTTTGCCCGTTAAATCGTAGTAATGTGGATACAGACCAGATTATTCCGAAGCAATTCCTAAAAAGAATTGAGCGAAGCGGCTTTGGACAATTTTTATTTTATCACTGGCGCTTTGATGATGAGGGTAACCTGCGTGAGGATTTTTCAATGAATCATCCTAAATATCAGGGAGCTTCTATTTTAGTTGCAGGTGAAAACTTTGGCTGTGGCTCCTCCCGTGAACATGCACCATGGGCGATTCAGGACTTTGGCTTTAAAGTGGTTATCGCCCAAAGTTACGCCGATATTTTTAAAAATAACTGCGTGAAAAATGGTATCCTTACAATTCAAGCTAGTGAAGAACAGGTTCAAAGTATTATGCGTAAAGCGGAGAACGAGGAGTACACACTTACTGTGAATCTAGAAGATCAAGTGGTTACCGATAATCAGGGGTTGGAGTTTACATTTGATATTGCTCCATATCCGAAAGAAATGCTGCTTAACGGCTGGGATGAAATTGGTGTAACACTGAACTATGAAGATAAAATTTCTCAGTATGAACTTGCACATAAATAG
- a CDS encoding SAM-dependent methyltransferase produces the protein MVIREKEIKVVIGAGDYNNNPGWVHTQEEELNLIDETTWASMFTYNSITAILAEHIWEHLTFEEGVQAAKNCYQYLKPAGYIRCAVPDGFFPDEDYQNIVKIGGPGPKDHPAASHKMVHTYRTLSNMFEEAGFKVTLLEYCDEAGNFHFNDWHAEDGVIFRSKKFDPRNQGDKLLFPSLILDAIKS, from the coding sequence CTGGTGATAAGAGAGAAGGAAATCAAAGTTGTGATCGGAGCTGGGGATTACAATAATAACCCAGGCTGGGTACATACACAAGAAGAAGAGCTTAATTTAATAGATGAAACCACATGGGCTAGTATGTTTACTTATAATTCCATTACAGCTATACTAGCTGAACACATTTGGGAGCACTTAACATTTGAAGAAGGTGTTCAGGCTGCGAAAAATTGTTATCAATACCTGAAGCCTGCAGGTTATATCCGGTGTGCGGTTCCAGATGGATTTTTTCCTGATGAGGATTATCAAAATATAGTTAAAATCGGTGGACCAGGTCCAAAAGATCATCCCGCTGCAAGTCATAAAATGGTCCATACTTATCGAACGCTATCTAACATGTTTGAAGAGGCAGGATTTAAAGTTACTTTACTTGAGTATTGTGATGAAGCAGGTAACTTTCATTTTAATGACTGGCATGCTGAAGATGGAGTGATTTTTCGGTCCAAAAAGTTTGATCCTAGGAATCAAGGAGATAAATTATTATTTCCTTCGCTTATACTAGACGCAATAAAGTCTTAA